The DNA window TACCTTCGTTAAAACACTGACAAGCAGAGAGATGACTGAGCAACGTGCAAAAGGACTTTGTTACAATTGTGATGAGCTATATGCGCAAGCCCAATCAATGCAAAAAGCTTTTCTAGTTGGAAATAAAGGACAATGAACCAACAGAGATAACAACAGATACAAGGGCCAGTTGATTTCAAGCTTGAGGACAAGCTTTTTCTCCAGGAAAGGAGTAATGTTAAGGAATTTGATTGGTATTCTGATTTGATTCTAATTTCTATTCCCTGAAATTTCCTTactagttttaataaaattttcctaatgaattagaatatttaatttcaaaattatacatgaatctTGATTCAATATACAATTTCatacattaattttgatttggtataattataCACATAAAACTTTAATTGTGATTCAAATAgatacatgaaactttaattttgattcaatcatatatattcaaagaaataaatatattaatttatttttatatgggataaatataattatgtgtatatgtaatatataaacataaaatgatgtaaTATCAATacttatgttaataatttatgataattgaatcaaatcaaaattttatatataaaattacacatttaactaaaatttatgtataattttgagatctCTTTTATTATTCATCCATAAAATAAGTTGAAAGTTTCGGTAAATTAAAAGTAGACAACTCATTTAAAGTTCCAAGGTAAGCAACTACCTGAGAATTCCACTACGGTAGGCGAAAATAGGAATCAAAATAAGGGTAAAGACCCTGTCCTCGAATCTGATTCTAAGCTACTCGTCCTATGACTCAATCCCAGACTCGAGACAATAACACTAGGGTTCTCCTTTTGTGCATGCTTGATCAGAATGCCGAAAAAAGAACTTGGGTCACTTTTGCTACAATCAAACAAGATGACTGGCACCTCaagaattaaagtaaaagaaTATGACGACCAAGTTAGCATTAATTAATATAAAGAAGCAACTTTGCACAGTAAACCTATTTATAAAGTAGTTATTACTATAAGTTTGGTTAGGAGCGGACAACTCAAAATTATCATAAGTTTTTTTAACACCCCCAAATTTTCAATAAGACAGAGTACTGTTCTGAGATTTGATACAATGAAATgacgaaaaaattaaaaattgcgtcagataaaaattttacaaaaggaAAATTGATATTAGGGATGAGTTCGATGAATAGTATTGTGGACATGGACATGTGccaaaagaaataaattgtaaattCGAAAAAATTGGAGAATTAAAGTGCAAATTTAatcaaaaaagaaataagaattaTTACCGATTATTTGGCATGAGAATGAAATTGGAATATGTATTAGTGCGATGAAAACCACTCtaggaaataaaatgaaaaagattctaaaatatatggattaaattgtaaaatttctatttttgttgagaAGAGGATAAAAGTGTAACTTTTACCATACAAGGATTATTATTAAGAGTTTAATGTTaattatgatatttggatttGATAAGTATCTATTGTtgtgaagaaatttgtgaagaaaTTATGCAAAGAGACAAaacaaggggcaaaatggtaTTTTTATTCCAATTGTAGAGGTTTAAGGCTCTTTCCTAACGAGTTTAAGGTTATGAACTCGCTTTGACGAGTTCTACATTTTCATCATAGTTTATTCTCATGGCAAGAATAAGAAAGCCCCTATAATCTAAGCAGATTTTCCTACAAATTGTCTAATGACTCAATCTTTAATTTCAGAGCTTAACAGTATGACGCTTGATCCCATTAAATTAACTTTTAACGAAAAACAAATCCAACTTATTTTTAACATCAATAATGTAGAAAGCCTGAAGACAAACACTAAAGTGATGTTTGATAAATAgaatatttaaatgttaaatttttagtaCAGGATGTTATAAGTagtgaatttatattaaaaaattgtttgataaattagtaaaaattaagtattgatataattatatttgataaaagtaaatattgattTCTGAAagttatttatttcttaatttaatcttattaatatacattattttgatagttttggataaattttaaatatgataatttgaatatctaatttttttataataaaaaaagagataattatttcaaatgtaattttctaaaaaaaacaacTAATAATTTCACGATGATAAGTAATTATCCACCTGCTTATCTTATTCAACacttttctattgaaaatattatattaagtaaAAAGTTAATTTGATTATCAAACACTTAAActattaaatgttgaaaaatttttattttcaatgaaataaaaaaaaattaatagtttattTAGCGCACCCTAAGTAAGAAGTTCACCCCATATGATTTTTTGGGATACAACATGCACACATCACTAGCACGTAATTCCTATGACTCGATAACACGGCATGAATATACGCTCTTGGTCAATGAGCCAGACGCTGagatttagggtgggtttggataagtgattgggtgcggtgcggtgcgtttagcttactttttgtctcacgctacagtatcgctatagtatctaatctcaccaccaccgctgtttttacactaaccgcaggtaaacgcaccgcccatccaaactcattCTTAGTTCACTCCATATGATGTCGCGTATTaggaactataaaaaaaatcaattctaaTGAATTATGAGTATGACCATGCACTCGATCTTATAATTATTGTTCATAAATGAAAATCATATTGATAATAGAGGAATTAGCTTCTTGTTTCAAAGTCCTAAAATAACAAGCAAATCCCTAATTAGCATGTACGATCAATTTGCACCGAGACACAAGGGCAAATAGGTTCGAAAACAAATGTCTCATAAGAAGAAAATCATGATCTAGGAATAAAATTCTAACTAAAAAGGGAAACGGAAACAAGACACCTATATACTATTGATTCCCTATTAGTACACAGCTCTACTACTCATAGCTAGATATAGATATAGATGTAATCAGTAATTCAGAacaaaaattatttagaaatagtGAATGGGGACAATAAACAATTTGATTCCATCcaaatatgagataaatatttCCTAAGACAGTGATGGAAACAGAATATTTCTCCATTTTGAAGAAAGCTAGAAATTAATATGAATCTTTGTTAAGAATGTTCTTGTATTCATCATTTCTGTTAATTATAACTTAAGTATTTaccaagacatcaaaatacaccaaTTACACAGTAAAGAATCAGGAACGGAAAATTACCTTTGAGAAAGCAATTCTCTTCTTGTACCATATGAATTCTGCCAGGACAATCAATGGTGTAATAGCAATCTTAGCCATCTGATAAAATCCCACACTGAGGAAAACTAATGAATTAACGTATAAACTAGGGTGTCACCTAGGAAACTGAAATTAGTTATTTAActgggttttttacaaaattattataaaaaaataaaaaacaaccaaaatattataactttttttttatttaccaaaatattatatttttttatttatcaaaatataccaaaaaaaacaaaaaacagaaaaaaaaacctgACACAGCCTAATCAGGCCAATCACATTGGCAGTTAATGGTAGTTTTAAAGACCtgacatgcaaatttaccattttaaattttgaaagtgaattatGCTGCTGTGCGTGTGGGGCAcactaaaattgaaatgtggctaatttctttctaagccctccttatttattattttctttttatttcccttcaactcacttttttatttaagaaacaaGCCCTCAacttatttttgtagttaaataagctcttaatctatgatttttactcataaaagccatttattttattattaaagtaaatatattttacctaaaataaagctatttaaaaaagtataaactaattcgcattttatgtattattttgataatttgatgagaatagtttatttaaaaaatttactaaatagagttattaagagtatataatataattataatttattttttctatttgggttACATTCAGTTTTATTATTACTTCTGGTTTTTCAATAAAGCATGCCtggtatttctattaatttttttaattaaatctaatattagttaagtgataattaagatacttagaattctaattaagtaataactctattttaatttaataaactattctcatttaataactctattttaatttaataaactattctcatttaataactctattttcatttaaaatataaaatttactgaaatataaaatttgttgTTTCATAATATCTTAAGagactattttaattaaaatagtctAACATGTTTATGTTATAAGTCTATtaagaatatattaaatttataaatagataaaatagttTATGTTTCCATTATTTAGTCTAACATGTTTATGTTATAAGTCTATtaagaatatattaaatttataaatagataaaatagtttatgtttctgttatttttttccttttgatttaatATTAGTTAAGGGAATATATTAAATTCagaggattaaaattaaaatagtttaatttaattttttaaaaattaaaatagagttattaaatgagaatagtttattacattaaaatagagttattaaattaaactattttaattttataaatttaatatattcccttaactaatattaaatcaaaaggaaaaaaataatagaaacataaactattttatctataaacataaactattaaatttaataaattaaaatagagttattaaataaaaaatgagttgaaggggaataaaaataataataaataaggagagTTTAGAAGGCAGTTAGGcatatttcaattttagtgcgcACAGCAACAATtacctttcaaattttaaaatggtaaatttgcatgtcaAGTCCTTAAAACTACCATTAACtacacctttggtgccgccaatgtgattggcctgatcaggctgtgtcaggtttttttttcttttttctttgttatattttggtaaataaaaaaattttataatattttggtaaataaaaaaaagttataatattttagttatttttttatttttttataataattttgtaaaaaaacccttatttaaCTTGTTATCTCACCTGTTGTACTTCAAGCTGACATTAGCAAGGCCAGTAGACACAGAGTTAACAAATCCGAAAGTAAACAAAGATAAAGGGGCCAACTCTGAGGAAGGAGATGCAGGAAGGATAGAAAAGAATTTCAAACTCGCCATTAATGCCCAGCTGACAGCATAATGAATAACAGTCAGACATACTGGGAACTGGAACCCAACATTTTCAAGAACCTGGATGAACAAAAAAGTGTGGAGCATTGAAATTTTAGAATGCTGCTACAGCTAAAACAGACAGTGCAGCAAAAGAATTATGTTGCATACACAAAATTAATCATACAGACCCATTTGTTCAAGAAAATGATGCCAACGGCAACCACTAAGTTGAACGCAAGAGCAGCAAGAGGGCCAAAAATTCGTTGTCGTTCATGCTTTGCACTATCGGATGAATGCAACTTCTCAAATAAAGAAGCTTGATTGTTCTCCAGATCCCTGCCTTTTTACCCAAAAGGGAAACGTTTGAAGATTTAAgattactcaaataatttatagaaTTTACAAATGTTAAAAAAGGTTATTGCCTGCATTGACCAAAATGTAACAAGAGTGGGGACTGGAGATATGAGGTGTAGTTCAACAGATCATATTCCTTAAATGGTTCCAAACACCCAAAGCAACTTTCGGAGAAAAACAGATATTTGTGTTTTATGTATTAAGTTGGGAGAACTAAATATGCTTGAGCTACAAGTAAAACCAAAAAGAAGACCAGGCATTACATGCATGCATGCTGTTTCCTCTTTTCTTCGTATCAACAGTGTAGACACAAACAGAAGAAAAAGATTATTAAATATGTCAATACCACGCAATACATGTAGTAAACTGTCATGCTAACTGATATGATTGAGTTTAAACGTGTAGTATAGTGTTTATTACGCTGACATCATGCtaattaaacatgatttgtgtTCGTATCAGTGTCCAAATTTGCCAAAGTCTAGCTAAAAGCTTTCAAAGCTTTAGAATGGAAAATCTTATAGAGACATTTAGTGTATCGGGCAACCCAAAATTGAATCTATCTCCAGGATTATGGAGGTAAAATAACGATCAAATTCAAGTTAGTCTCTAACACTATGTTTGGATTGcattaaaattaagaaaaggaAAGTAACACCATTTCCCTTGTTTGAATAGTTTAAGGAAAGTAAAGGGAGTTGAATTTCCCTAGCTTTCCCTTAAAttacttagggtgagtttggatgggcggtgtgtttacctgtggttagtgtaaaaatagcggtgacggtgagattagatactgtaacgatactgtaacgtgagacaaaaaataagctaaatgtaccgtaccgcaccgcacccaatcgctcATTCAAACTCACCATTAGTTTTTAATTACCCAACTTGAAGGAAAagctagaaaaagaaaaatgaggttaCTGATGTGATATTTCATTTTAtcctattaattttttatataaattattttacaaaatgacATAATTAGGAAAAATCATTATAATCAATCATTTCCTTGGCTTTTCTCAGTTTAACCaaccaaaaattgtaaatattactTTGCTTTACTAATTTTATATATCGAAAcaaaataaacatacataatGTTCTCTCTTTTAACAttcctttcttttcctttactTTCCCTAGTAAATTCCAAGGTCCATAGGTCTTGAGGTAAATAATGGAAGCCACAATTTCCCAGCCTAAACGGCCAAACCTCAACTTCCATCCCAAAAATTTAAACCTGAAACTTCAAAATTGGAATCTCAAGTTCTAACCATCAGTATGTACCGTTGAAGACACTGTCATACAAAGTTTGCTTCAATAAATACTACAACTTCTCAcccaaaattcaaatatatatatactaataggGTCATTGACGGAAATTCTAATGAAACAGAAGCAACCAAGACTGGCGAATTAACGCTTAGCAGCAAACGTATTTCTAAGCAAAAAAGGAACAcgaaaacgaaaaataaaaataaaatttaaagtaataATGTAATTACCTGGTTTAGCAAAATCATTAGGGTTTTGCTTCCTCACATCTTTACTAAAGAAAAGGCCCAAAATCTGATTCATGCGCCGCATTTTTTGACTTCAAGTTTTGGTGCGTTATATGTTTTACAAGGAGGAGAAGCAGAGCCGATTGCCATTGCAATCGAGTTCAAAACCAAGGAAATGTTAGGATGTTGACCAGCCGGCCAAGGtctttgtttttcttatttttaaattaaatactttTTGCTTTGCCCTTGGGgtagaaatatttttttgattgtaaattcctttaattattatttgatttgtcTGTGGTAGTTTCCTTGATTTGTCGTTGCTGGTGGCTTTGCCTGCGGTGCCCTCGATCAATAATTGTATTTCACTGTTATAAGCCTGCATCACATTTTATGGTTAAACAAATGATTGGCTCGACAAAGTGCTTTAAAAGGGTGAGGTCTTAGTTCTTTTGAACAACTCTTGGTTACAGGTTCTCCAGATTGCGCACGAGATGTTATTGAATCTTGCTTAGAAAATTTGACCTTCAGTACTAAAAATAATCTTTGCCCATTTCCAAGAAGTTTTGGATCCACTCAAACTAGACATCTGTAGCAAATTTACATTTGACAAACAGAAGTTAAGCATCCTCTTCCTTGCTGTTACAAAGTGGGCAAATGGGTACTATGTCAATACGCCTCCTGAGCTCTCCACAACTGTggctttttttttaaactaacctaattttttttatcatccaATTTAAAAGTCATGTACATAAATAATTCAATTGGCACTAATAGATTGAAGTGTTATTATATAAAACATTCAGGGACATTATGAAGCAATTTCTCTTTTTAGATTGTTTGGAAAATAGGTGAAGCCGCCGtaaatatttttcaacttttaGTCTATTTACATGTTAGGTCTGTTCCTGTTAAAATTAACTTTAAATAGCcattaaaaatataagaataacaataataaatccttattttttatttttttaaaaataataaacttaaaattttatataaaattcttatttaaattactcAAATATATCTCTCAAAAATTTTTCTCGTGTTTATCTAAATTTAAACCTTTTCAATTCATTCCCTAACATTTTTTTTGAGCAAAATCGAACTAGGCTgtcattaaaaaaaaatgaacagAGAAACAAGCCTCATGTCCAAAGGCCACTTCACAGCCCACCATAGAAACCTAACAAGTTTTCAATAACAACATTAAAAAGAGAGAAGGAGAAAAAAACattattaaagaaaaaacaaagcaTTAAAAGCCCACTTCCTCGAAAAAGCCATCATCCATCCCATCATCTATCCAGCCATAATTACCCGACGGTTTATCTTTTCCAAAAACCCATTTTTCGTCCAAAACGCTCCCCTAGTTTCCTGATATTCATTTCCTCCAAAAAACATTTCTTCTCCGATTTTTTGAATCCCAGGGAGCAAACATTGTCTTTCCTCAAAAACTTCAGTTTGGTTCTCTGATCCAATCATCTTCTAGTGCTTTAACTGCATATCTTGGCACTGAGCCTTCCAAGTAAAACCCTTTCCTTTTCTTCAAGCTTTCAGTAGCTATAGTGTCTGCCAGATTATTTGCTTTGCAACGAACATGTTGGAATTTGAGAAATCTAAACTTTCTCTGTAGAGCCTTTATGTCTTGGATAATAGAACATATTTCTGATTTGTCTTTGGAATCTGAAATGCATTTCTTAATGATTGATATCGAGCCCCCTTCAATATGGATTTTACGATCTTTTAGTTTTAACTCCAGTTTTACTACCTCTAAACATGCATATGCTTCTGTTGCAAAAGTCGAACCGACGTTCTCATGGATGGTTGCTTTGGAGGCGATCACTTTGCCCCTTCCATCTATAGCAACCACTCCTGAGCCTGCTCTAAAGAGATCCCTATTAAAGTTGGCAttgaaattgatttttatatCCTTTCTAGAAGGGGGAACCCATGTTTCTTTGATTATCGCCTTGGCAAGTCCTTTCTCCTCTAAGTAGTCCAACTCTTTTATATATCTATGAATGAAAAAAGCCATATCCTTACTTGATTTGTTTATTCGTTCATGCACATATTTGTTCCTCTCCGTCCATAAGACCCAAAAGGAGACATAGATCACTCGCCTCTAAGAGTTTAGACAATTATCAAAAGCCCAAGTAAGCCATTCGAACCAGTCTTGAATATTATTTGGTATATCAGCCACTATAGATTCACTAATCTCCGTACTTCTGTTACAACAAGGCAGAGAAGGAAGACGTGGTGTATTTTCTGCTTCTTTCCCACATCGTGGACACTCTGTGTTTGTTACTagtcttttaaaataaaggtttaCCTTAGTTGGGATGAAGTTTCTTGAGATGCGTCATACTGTAATTTGAACTTTAGGTAGgagttttaaattccatagcgTTCGATAGAAATCTCTAGAAATGAGTTGTAATGTATTTAAATTAGGAGTAGGAAGGAGTAGGAATACCCCATCTGTAATAGTTTGTAGGCACTGCGCATCGAGAACGCTTCTAATGGCTCATCCCTCCAAGCTAGTTCATCTTCATATGGAATTGCTGCCAGTGGGATTTGAAGGATCCTTCTCGCATCAACCGCAGCAAAAGTATTGGTAATTATCTCTTCCCTCCATtctcttttattattatcaaTGAGCTCAGCAACATACTCTAAATTGCAATTATCAACTGGATGACTTAACCTGTAATTATCAGAACCTAGTAACCATGcatgattaaaaatataaacattatcaCCTTTTTCCATCCTCCAGCACTTGCCTTCCTGAAGCACTTTTCTCGTCGCCCATATACTCTTTCATGTGTAAGAAGCATTATGTTTTAAACTTACCTATAAAAATTTCGAATTGGggtaatatttttcttttaatacttTTGCCAGTAAATAATTTGAGTTTGAAATAAGTCTCCACCCCTATTTTGCTAGTAGGGCCACATTAAAATTTGTTAAGCTTTAAAACCCCAAACCCTCATTTTCCTAAAATTCACATACTTTTTGCCATGTGCACCAGTGTAAACCATGTTTTCCATGAGATTTTTGCCACCAAAACCTAGGAATTATTCCCTCCAATTCTTCACATAATGGTTTGGGTAGTAGAAAACAAGTCATAGAATAAGTTGGAATAGACTATAAGACTTCTTTAATGAAGACTTCTTTCCCTCATTGCGATAAGAATCGTGTACTCCAGttgtcaattttttttcatccaGTCCTTTAAGATTTGAAAAGATGTTTTTTACCTTCTGCCAACCACATTAGGAAAACCCAAGTACTTCTCTAGATTATTTGAATATCTCACTCCCAGCTCATTGGATAATTGTACTTGTACACTTTCACGAGTATTCATATTGAAGAAAATTGtagatttttcaaaattcacACATTATCCCGAGTAATCTTCGTATtctttcaatatatttttcaaaaacagtTGCAACTCTTGTAGTAGCTTCCCCAAAAAGAATGTAGTCATCTGCAAAGAGTAAATGACATTGTAGGTCCAATTTGACTTGCCTTGACCCCTTTTAATTTTCCCTTACTACCAACAAGATGCATTAGAATGGATAGACTCTCACTGCAAATCAAAAAGAGAAAATGGCTTAAGGGGTCCCCTTGCCTTAGCCTTCTTGTAGGGCGAAAAGAGTCTCCTTTCAGTCCATTTATGCTTACTGAATAAGAAACAATTGATACACACTTAATCGCCATATCCACTCAGGCCTTTGCAAAACCCATTTTGGTCATCATCTCTTTTATAAAACTCCATTCTACTCTATCGTAAGCTTTACTCATGTTTAATTTTAAGGCCATCAGACCTTTACTTCCTTTCATTTTTTGACCAAAAATGTGCAATATCTCATATGCCAACAAGATATTATCCGATATTAGCCTGCCCGGAACAAAAACACTTTGAGAACTATCAATACAAAAGTCAAAAATCTTTTGAAAGCGGTTGACAATCATTTTTGCCTCCAATTTATATATGACATTACACAAGCTAATGGGTTTAAACTTAGTCATGTTTGTTGGGTTTTGGACTTTTGGTATGAGAACGATATTAGTAACATtcatattttctatgtttattatcaTTAAGGGCACTCAAATAGAAAATGCTAACCTCCTTTCCTACAATATGCCAGCATCGTTGGAAAAAGATGGTCGAAAAGCCATCAATACCTGGTGCCTTAGTTGGTCCTATTCCTTTCAAAGCAACATAAACCTCTTCCTTTGAATAAGACTTCGTTAGCTTAGAGTTTATCTCATCGGAAATTCATTTCTCAACCCCCGATAAAATATGTTGTGTGTTAGGCATCCCTTATTCTGATGTGAAGACCTTCAAAGAAAGCTTTAGTGATATGTGCCATCTTGATTTGTTCACTCGTGGACTTACCATCTTCAAACTCTAAACAATTTTGTATTCCTTTTTTTCCATTGAGAAGGTATGGAAGAATTCCATGCTTTTATCACTTGCCTTAAGCCAATTTATCCTTGCCCTTAGTTCCCAATACATTTCCTCCTTATCAATCTCccaatttaattgaatttttgtatcaattagatcatctaaaatttcattttgtcaaTCTGGATTCATTAAATcctctaattttatatttaactttgcttttaattcatttcttttcCATCAAATGCATCGGTCCCATCCCATTAAACCCTTACCAAggctttttaatttgtttaacaAGTCCCCACTAGTCAAACTCCATATTCTTTGGACTTCTCCCTCAAAGGTCTCCTCCATAATCCACCAAGcttccaaataaaaaattttcttctCTTTGTCCTCAttctctaattaaattaaaagaggaCAATGGTCAGAGAAAGAATGAGGTAAATGTCGAACTGAAGTATGTGAAAATCACTCTAACCAGCTTGTATTCGCCACTCCCCTATCAAGTCTCTTTCTAATATTTGTTTTCGGTAGATTCCCTCTTTTTCCATGTAAACCATTGACGTGAAGAACCCATATCAAATAGACCACAATCTAAAAGAGTTTTCTGAAACTGCTCAATTCCCGAAACTGttctattcttttttcttttcttggtaATCCACCATTTTTCtcaaatcatataaaattttgttaaaatctccACAAACTAGCCATAGAAGATCAATAGTCATCTTTAGTCTTCTTAACTCATTCCATGAA is part of the Gossypium hirsutum isolate 1008001.06 chromosome D11, Gossypium_hirsutum_v2.1, whole genome shotgun sequence genome and encodes:
- the LOC107946052 gene encoding nucleotide-sugar uncharacterized transporter 1 isoform X3 produces the protein MRRMNQILGLFFSKDVRKQNPNDFAKPGRDLENNQASLFEKLHSSDSAKHERQRIFGPLAALAFNLVVAVGIIFLNKWVLENVGFQFPVCLTVIHYAVSWALMASLKFFSILPASPSSELAPLSLFTFGFVNSVSTGLANVSLKYNSVGFYQMAKIAITPLIVLAEFIWYKKRIAFSKVVALTVVSVGVAVATVTDLQFIFLGACVAMAWIIPSAVNRILWSNVQQQQKWTALALMWKTTPITLVFLVFMIPLDPPGLLAFHWSFGSISAILMCAFLGFLLQWSSALTLG
- the LOC107946052 gene encoding nucleotide-sugar uncharacterized transporter 1 isoform X2, with protein sequence MRRMNQILGLFFSKDVRKQNPNDFAKPGRDLENNQASLFEKLHSSDSAKHERQRIFGPLAALAFNLVVAVGIIFLNKWVLENVGFQFPVCLTVIHYAVSWALMASLKFFSILPASPSSELAPLSLFTFGFVNSVSTGLANVSLKYNSVGFYQMAKIAITPLIVLAEFIWYKKRIAFSKVVALTVVSVGVAVATVTDLQFIFLGACVAMAWIIPSAVNRILWSNVQQQQKWTALALMWKTTPITLVFLVFMIPLDPPGLLAFHWSFGSISAILMCAFLGFLLQWSSALTLGISIHGWLGRRSRTGSFCSKQNDFLKMIFAFSDVHLTEN
- the LOC107946052 gene encoding nucleotide-sugar uncharacterized transporter 1 isoform X1; protein product: MRRMNQILGLFFSKDVRKQNPNDFAKPGRDLENNQASLFEKLHSSDSAKHERQRIFGPLAALAFNLVVAVGIIFLNKWVLENVGFQFPVCLTVIHYAVSWALMASLKFFSILPASPSSELAPLSLFTFGFVNSVSTGLANVSLKYNSVGFYQMAKIAITPLIVLAEFIWYKKRIAFSKVVALTVVSVGVAVATVTDLQFIFLGACVAMAWIIPSAVNRILWSNVQQQQKWTALALMWKTTPITLVFLVFMIPLDPPGLLAFHWSFGSISAILMCAFLGFLLQWSSALTLGATSAISSVVLGQFKTCVILLGNYYLFGSNPGTTSIFGAFIAIGGMSFYTYLNIRAMKR